Proteins encoded within one genomic window of Pristiophorus japonicus isolate sPriJap1 chromosome 11, sPriJap1.hap1, whole genome shotgun sequence:
- the LOC139275625 gene encoding proteoglycan 4-like, whose translation MTPIEQNPSPTEAYFVATEPNPAPTEPNRDPIKHGCNQTKKLAPTEAKPASTEQNQAPTEPTTAPTEPLLNRYEPGPNRSESGLNRTEPDNIQPQTSPNRSQHGPNRTETGPYQTATSPKQTEIAPTEPNTDPTEPKTVPTEPNPAPTEPHPNRSRPQLNRKRPQLKMAPSNPNPAPNITNPPPTDPNRTQPQLRCAEAGPKLSEAGPDQSKPGTNRNEKKLTLSKLKRTWHQLYQTKSQLNAAPTEPNQTTAESNLAPTERTEPSANRTEPNTVATEQNRTYPQRIRPQLNPAPTEGNRSGTELDLEPTVLNSALTEPDTNCTKPTPSEPNLAPTESSPNQTEPNPGLTVSNTSATSASPTDTDPNRSEPRPNRTEPNLGPTKPNPFATKPSATEPGPNITRPKPNTAPTEPNPASTQTNRNHPQLNQTRPQPNLAPTIPKRNFTQQNASPTQRTEMNPS comes from the exons ATGACCCCAATCGAACAGAACCCGTCCCCAACCGAAGCGTACTTCGTcgcaactgaaccgaacccggccccaactgaaccgaaccggGACCCAATCAAACACGGCTGCAACCAAACCAAA AAACTGGCCCCAACTGAAGCGAAGCCGGCCTCAACCGAACAAAAccaggccccaaccgaaccgacgacggccccaaccgaacccctcctcaacagatacgaacccggccccaaccgaagcgaATCGGGcctcaaccgaaccgaacccgacaACATCCAACCACAAACAAGCCCGAACCGATCACaacacggccccaaccgaaccgaaaccgGCCCCTACCAAACTGCAACCAGCCCCAAACAAACAGAAatcgccccaaccgaaccgaacacaGACCCTACCGAACCGAAAACGGTCCccaccgaaccgaacccggccccaaccgaaccacaCCCCAACCGATCCCGGCCACAACTGAACCGAAAAAGGCCCCAACTGAAAATGGCACCAAGCAACCCGAACCCAGCCCCAAATATAACGAACCCGCCACcaaccgacccgaaccgaactcagCCCCAACTGAGATGTGCTGAAGCTGGCCCCAAGTTAAGCGAAGCAGGCCCCGACCAAAGCAAACCCGGCACCAACCGAAACGAAAAGAAACT AACCCTTTCCAAACTGAAACGAACTTGGCACCAACTGTACCAAACCAAGTCCCAACTGAAcgcggccccaaccgaaccaaatCAAACCACAGCCGAATCGAATCTGGCCCCAACTGAACGAACCGAACCCAGCGccaaccgaactgaaccgaacACGGTCGCAACAGAACAGAACCGAACCTATCCCCAACGAATCCGTCCCCaactgaacccggccccaaccgaagggAACCGGTCGGGAACTGAACTGGACCTGGAACCAACTGTACTGAACTCAGCACTAACCGAACCCGACACCAACTGTACCAAACCCACCCCATccgaaccgaacctggccccaaccgaatccagccccaaccaaaccgaaccgaacccgggccTAACAGTATCGAACACATCCGCAACGAGCGCGTCCCCAACTGACACCGACCCCAACCGATCCGAACCTCGCCCCAAcagaaccgaaccgaacctggggCCAACCAAACCGAACCCGTTCGCAACGAAACCATCAGCAACTGAACCCGGACCAAACATAACACGGCCCAAACCGAACACGGCCCCCACCGAACCGAATCCGGCATCAACCCAAACGAACCGAAACCATCCCCAACTGAATcagacccggccccaaccgaacctggccccaacaATACCGAAGCGAAACTTTACTCAACAGAACGCGTCCCCAACCCAACGAACCGAAATGAACCCATCCTGA
- the LOC139275626 gene encoding uncharacterized protein yields MVATETNTASTETNGTQPNTAATNPKPDPTEPNPFQTEPNLAPTPKPNPSANGTKPSPNRILPGPNGTPPQPIRISPIPNHIRPQPKEPGPYRTEFGHKRAEPGPKRSEPRPKRSDSVPNRTPPRPKQTRPEINRTWQQPYRTRAQSNRTRPQPKRTGSQVNRTRPLLYRTGPQPKTAATKPKPDPTETNLFQTEPNPALTDRNPAPNEQNLATKEQTEPSANRTETNTAPTEPNRTEPVPNESVPN; encoded by the exons ATGGTCGCAACTGAAACGAACACGGCCTCAACTGAAACAAACGGGACACAACCAAACACGGCCGCAACCAATCCAAAGCCGgatccaaccgaaccgaaccctttCCAAACTGAACCGAACCTGGCACCAACC CCCAAGCCGAATCCATCCGCCAACGgaaccaaacccagccccaaccgaaTCTTACCTGGCCCCAACGGAACCCCTCCACAACCGATCCGAATCAGTCCCATACCGAACCATATCCGGCCCCAACCGAAAGAACCCGGCCCATACCGAACCGAATTCGGCCACAAACGAGCAGAACCCGGCCCCAAACGAAGCGAACCCCGCCCCAAACGAAGCGACTCCGTCCCCAACCGAACCCCTCCCAGACCGAAACAAACCCGTCCCGAAATAAACCGAACCTGGCAACAACCTTACCGAACACGAGCCCAATCGAACAGAACCCGTCCCCAACCGAAGCGAACAGGGTCGCAagtgaaccgaacccggcccctatTGTACCGAACCGGGCCCCAACCAAAGACGGCCGCAACCAAACCGAAGCCGGACCCAACAGAAACGAATCTTTTCCaaactgaaccgaacccggccctaACCGACCGAAATCCAGCCCCAAACGAACAGAACCTGGCCACAAAAGAACAAACTGAACCCAGCGCAAACCGAACTGAAACGAAcacagccccaaccgaaccgaaccgaaccgaaccggtcCCCAACGAATCCGTCCCCAACTGA
- the LOC139275627 gene encoding proteoglycan 4-like: protein MVATEPNPAPTEANPSPIKQGRNQTENPATTERIIPKRTCSKLNRTCPKQTRPKPNQNRPQLKRGPTKPNPAGTELIPVPIETGTYLTDPNTSPNRTKTCPNHTEPGSNQTKPGPKLTEPGPNTTSQKNPAPTEQNQALTKPNLATIERTEPSANQTEPNTAPTEPKRNEPQQIRPQLNTATTEPNTLVLNRICKQPYRTQPKTKPPPTPNRTEPGHKEQTEPSANRTEPNRAPTEPKRNGPQQIRPQLNTATNELKASELNRTWKQPFRTKAKTNPPPTELNPAPTEAFLAPTKSLHNRTESAHYRTKSGPNRNELGRNQTEPGHKRAEPGAKRREPGHKRSDSGPKRRESVRNLNPPRPKQTRRELN from the exons ATGGTCGCAacagaaccgaacccggccccaactgaaGCGAACCCGTCCCCAATCAAACAAGGCCGCAACCAAACCGAA AACCCGGCCACAACTGAACGAATCATTCCGAAACGAACTTGTTCCAAACTGAACCGAACTTGTCCCAAGCAAACACGGCCCAAACCGAACCAAAACCGGCCCCAACTAAAGCGTGGCCCAACTAAACCAAACCCCGCCGGAACCGAACTGATCCCGGTCCCAATCGAAACTGGCACCTATCTAACTGATCCGAACACGTCACCCAACCGAACTAAAACCTGCCCCAACCATACAGAACCTGGCTCCAACCAAACCAAACCCGGCCCCAAactaaccgaacccggccccaacacaACA TCCCAAAagaacccggccccaactgaacAAAATCAAGCCCTAACCAAACCGAACCTGGCCACAATCGAACGAACCGAACCCAGCGCCAACCAAACTGAACCGaacacggccccaaccgaaccgaaacgaAATGAACCCCAACAAATCCGTCCCCAACTGAACACAGCCACAACCGAACCGAACACGTTGGTACTTAACCGAATCTGCAAACAACCGTACCGAACCCAGCCCAAAACGAAGCCGCCTCCAAC ccccaaccgaaccgaacctggccaTAAAGAACAAACCGAACCGAGCGccaaccgaactgaaccgaacagggccccaaccgaaccgaagcgAAACGGTCCCCAACAAATCCGTCCCCAACTGAACACGGCCACAAACGAACTGAAAGCGTCGGAACTGAACCGAACTTGGAAACAACCATTCCGAACCAAGGCCAAAACGAACCCGCCCCCAACTGAACTAAACCCAGCCCCAACCGAAGCGTTCCTGGCCCCAACCAAATCCCTCCACAACCGAACCGAATCTGCCCACTACCGAACCAAATccggccccaaccgaaacgaaCTCGGCCGCAACCAAACCGAACCCGGCCACAAACGAGCGGAACCTGGCGCCAAACGAAGAGAACCCGGCCACAAACGAAGCGATTCCGGCCCTAAACGAAGAGAATCCGTCCGCAACCTAAACCCTCCTCGACCGAAACAAACCCGTCGCGAACTAAACTGA